A region from the Aegilops tauschii subsp. strangulata cultivar AL8/78 chromosome 5, Aet v6.0, whole genome shotgun sequence genome encodes:
- the LOC109746893 gene encoding AAA-ATPase At4g25835 produces the protein MKEYWTMLASLMGALAFLQGVLHAVFPAELRAALARLLGRLTRAFSPYCYFDVTETDGMSNNEIYDAVQLYLSSTAAPASGARLSLTRPHNATSFTFGLAASDRVVDAFRGAAVTWEHVVAPRQSPGFSWRPLPEEKRRFTLRIRRGDREKLLPAYLDHILATAQEIRRRSQDRLLYTNARGGAMDSRGLPWDPVPFKHPSTFDTLAMDPERKASIMADLRDFAAGSSFYERTGRAWKRGYLLYGPPGTGKSSMIAAMANFLGYDVYDLELTEVSSNAELRKLLMKTTSKSIIVIEDIDCSVDLTNRAALPPAPKPRSTLDGAIDQDVGAASGRSITLSGLLNFTDGLWSCCGSERIFVFTTNHIEKLDPALLRSGRMDMHVFMSYCTFPALKILLKNYLCLEDSADDGAEVMRGLEEWIEAAEITPADVSEVLIKNRRNGKERAMEELLEVLKARAEKRRLDGGKVAAAAAPRDNDEEEEEKRALESPKEGKGPAGKNSCGDGQDEETDAKKQL, from the coding sequence ATGAAGGAGTACTGGACGATGCTGGCGTCGCTCATGGGCGCGCTGGCGTTCCTGCAAGGGGTGCTGCACGCCGTGTTCCCGGCGGAGCTGCGGGCGGCGCTGGCCCGGCTGCTCGGGCGCCTCACCCGGGCCTTCTCCCCCTACTGCTACTTCGACGTCACGGAGACGGACGGGATGAGCAACAACGAGATCTACGACGCCGTGCAGCTCTACCTCAGCAGTACGGCCGCGCCGGCGTCGGGGGCCCGGCTCAGCCTCACGCGCCCGCACAACGCCACCTCCTTCACCTTCGGGCTCGCCGCCAGCGACCGCGTCGTGGACgccttccgcggcgcggccgtcaCGTGGGAGCACGTGGTGGCGCCGCGCCAGTCCCCCGGCTTCTCCTGGCGCCCGCTCCCCGAGGAGAAGCGCCGGTTCACGCTCCGGATCCGCCGCGGCGACCGGGAGAAGCTGCTGCCGGCCTACCTCGACCACATCCTCGCCACGGCGCAGGAGATCCGCCGCCGGAGCCAGGACCGGCTGCTCTACACCAACGCGCGCGGCGGGGCCATGGACTCGCGCGGCCTCCCCTGGGACCCCGTCCCCTTCAAGCACCCCAGCACGTTCGACACCCTCGCCATGGACCCCGAGCGCAAGGCGTCCATCATGGCCGACCTCCGCGACTTCGCCGCCGGCAGCTCGTTCTACGAGCGCACGGGCCGCGCCTGGAAGCGCGGGTACCTCCTGTACGGCCCGCCGGGGACGGGCAAGTCCAGCATGATCGCGGCCATGGCCAACTTCCTCGGGTACGACGTGTACGACCTCGAGCTCACCGAGGTGAGCAGCAACGCCGAGCTGCGGAAGCTGCTGATGAAGACCACGTCCAAGTCCATCATCGTGATCGAGGACATCGACTGCTCCGTCGACCTCACCAACCGGGCGGCCCTGCCCCCGGCGCCGAAGCCGCGGTCAACCCTCGACGGCGCGATCGACCAGGACGtgggggcggcgtcggggcggtcGATCACGCTCTCCGGCCTGCTCAACTTCACCGACGGGCTGTGGTCGTGCTGCGGGTCGGAGCGCATCTTCGTCTTCACCACGAACCACATCGAGAAGCTGGACCCGGCGCTGCTCCGCTCCGGCCGGATGGACATGCACGTCTTCATGAGCTACTGCACGTTCCCGGCGCTCAAGATCCTCCTCAAGAACTACCTCTGTCTCGAAGACTCTGCGGACGACGGCGCCGAGGTGATGCGGGGGCTGGAGGAATGGATCGAGGCGGCGGAGATCACGCCGGCGGACGTGAGCGAGGTGCTGATCAAGAACCGGAGGAACGGGAAGGAGAGGGCGATGGAGGAGCTGCTGGAGGTCCTGAAAGCGCGCGCCGAGAAGCGGCGGCTCGACGGCGGcaaggtggcggcggcggcggcgccgagggacaacgacgaagaggaggaggaaaaGAGGGCCCTGGAGAGCCCCAAGGAAGGGAAAGGGCCGGCCGGCAAGAACAGCTGCGGGGACGGACAGGACGAGGAGACGGATGCCAAGAAACAGCTGTGA